In one Nicotiana tomentosiformis chromosome 6, ASM39032v3, whole genome shotgun sequence genomic region, the following are encoded:
- the LOC138893721 gene encoding uncharacterized protein — MARELETETPYQEVVKISRRLEGMRDRERDDREAKRPRGTGGFSGGHAATISRHGRGYVSRPVHLALPVSSGAPGTLRSHVAHFAQPFSSAPPKRGAFNETAQTQEGCTSPGFMDSVRSTDFQAMVVALVAAPHAQPASGGGQLGRGHPRRGGHARFYAFLGRMKPIASDSTITGMTLVFHRDASVLSDLGSTYSYVSSYFAPYLDISQDSLSFPIYLFTPVGYSIVVDRVYWSCLVVIGGFETTADLLLLSKIDFDVILGMDWLSPYHAILDCHAKTMTLAIPGLPRLK, encoded by the exons ATGGCTAGAGAGTTGGAGACAGAAACCCCATATCAGGAGGTGGTAAAGATTTctcggaggttggagggtatgcgggacCGTGAGAGAgatgatagggaggccaagaggcctcgaggtacgggaggatttagtggtggtcacGCTGCAACTATAtctcgtcatggtagaggctatgttaGTCGTCCAGTTCATTTAGCGCTTCCAGTTTCTAGTGGTGCTCCGGGTACTCTGAGGTCTCAcgttgcacactttgctcaaccattttctagtgcacctcctaaaCGGGGTGCCTTCAACG AGACtgcccagactcaggaggggtgcacctccccAGGCTTCATGGATTCAGTCAGGTCCACAGACTTCCAGGCAATGGTTGTTGCCCTAGTTGCCGCTCCACACGCACAGCCAGCTAGTGGTGGGGGACAGttgggtagaggtcaccctagaaggggaggccatgccagattctatgcttttttggGTAGGATGAAGCCAATTGCTTCAGACTCGACCATTACAGGTATGACTCttgttttccatagagatgcatcagtattatctGATCTGGGAtccacttactcatatgtgtcatcatactttgctccgtatttggatatatctcaagATTCTTTGAGTTTTCCTATTTATCTCTTCACGCCTGTAGGatattctattgttgtagaccgtgtgtattggtcgtgtttagttgttattggtggttttgagaccacaGCTGATCTATTATTACTTAGTAagatagactttgatgttatcttaggcatggactggttgtcgccctatcatgctattttagattgtcatgccaagactatgaCATTGGCTATACCAGGTTTGCCACGATTAAAGTAG